A region from the Desulfobotulus mexicanus genome encodes:
- a CDS encoding Hsp20/alpha crystallin family protein: MTLVRWEPFRNVASLQDRINRMFDDAFNKARDIDENAMGAWRPSVDIFETETAIVLEAELPGVTRDDITVEVENNVLSLKGERKEIREVEEDHYYRRERIIGRFHRAFTLPVDVNHEQIKANFQNGILRLEVPKPEEKKPKKIAIQVEN; this comes from the coding sequence ATGACACTGGTAAGATGGGAACCCTTCCGCAATGTTGCTTCTCTGCAGGACCGCATTAACCGCATGTTTGATGATGCCTTTAACAAGGCCAGGGATATAGATGAAAATGCCATGGGTGCGTGGCGTCCTTCCGTGGACATCTTTGAAACGGAAACAGCCATTGTGCTTGAAGCAGAACTTCCCGGTGTGACCCGTGACGACATCACTGTGGAAGTGGAAAACAATGTCCTTTCCCTTAAGGGTGAGCGCAAGGAAATCCGGGAAGTGGAAGAAGACCATTATTATCGGAGAGAAAGAATTATAGGTCGCTTTCACAGAGCCTTCACCCTGCCCGTGGATGTGAACCATGAACAGATCAAGGCGAATTTCCAAAACGGCATTCTGCGCCTTGAGGTCCCCAAGCCTGAGGAGAAAAAACCCAAAAAGATTGCCATTCAGGTAGAAAACTGA